The genomic DNA AAAACCAGCTGCTGGTACAAAGCCTGGTCGAGGCCTGCAAGGGCACTTCTATCCAGGTGTTTGCCGCCGGCGTCCGCAGCCGCGGCGAGTGGCAGGTTTTAACGGAATGCGGAGTTTTCGGCGGCCAGGGCGATTTTTTTGCTGCTTCACAGCCACTTGACGCAAATGTGAAAAAATATTCGCAAAGATATTCGGTTTGACCTGCTGTTTAACGTGTTTATCACGTAGAATAACGCGCGCGGTTTTTTCTGGGGGTGTGCATGTCTGCTCGCCGGAAAAAAAGACGCACCATGCATGTGAGGTCCTTTGACAGGTACAAATCCAGGAAGGAGCGGCAGTGAGTCTCCCTGCACTGAAGGAGTCAGGTTGGATTTGTAACAAAGGTAACGAACTGCACTAATTTTCACCGTTGCAGATGATTTTTGCGCCTTGTCGCTGCTGCGTGTGGTTGGTAAAGTAAGCGGATTTTGTTTTCCGCCCCAGCTTTCAGGATTATCCCTTAGTATGTTGAAAAAATTTCGTGGCATGTTTTCCAATGACCTGTCCATTGACCTGGGTACCGCGAATACCCTGATTTACGTAAAAGGACAAGGCATCGTATTGAATGAGCCTTCCGTGGTCGCCATTCGTCAGGATCGTGCCGGTTCACCGAAAAGCGTGGCCGCCGTAGGTCATGACGCTAAACAGATGCTGGGCCGTACGCCGGGCAACATCGCGGCCATTCGTCCGATGAAAGACGGCGTTATCGCTGACTTCTTCGTGACCGAGAAAATGCTCCAGCACTTCATCAAACAGGTTCACAGCAACAGCTTTATGCGCCCGAGCCCGCGCGTGCTGGTTTGTGTGCCGGTTGGCGCAACCCAGGTTGAACGCCGCGCAATCCGTGAATCCGCTCAGGGCGCTGGCGCCCGTGAAGTCTTCCTGATTGAAGAACCGATGGCTGCGGCAATCGGTGCGGGTCTGCCGGTTTCTGAAGCAACCGGTTCTATGGTTGTGGATATCGGTGGTGGTACTACCGAAGTCGCCGTTATCTCTCTGAACGGCGTGGTTTACTCTTCCTCTGTCCGTATCGGCGGCGACCGCTTCGACGAAGCGATCATCAACTACGTTCGTCGTAACTATGGCTCTCTGATCGGTGAAGCGACCGCAGAACGTATCAAGCACGAAATCGGCTCCGCTTACCCGGGTGACGAAGTGCGTGAAATCGAAGTCCGTGGCCGTAACCTGGCAGAAGGTGTTCCGCGTGGCTTCACGCTGAACTCCAATGAAATTCTTGAAGCGCTGCAGGAACCGCTGACCGGTATCGTAAGCGCCGTGATGGTTGCACTGGAACAGTGCCCGCCAGAACTGGCTTCCGACATCTCCGAACGCGGTATGGTGCTGACCGGCGGCGGCGCGCTGCTGCGCAACCTCGATCGCCTGCTGATGGAAGAAACCGGTATTCCAGTTGTCGTTGCTGAAGATCCGCTGACCTGCGTAGCGCGCGGCGGCGGCAAGGCGCTGGAAATGATCGACATGCACGGCGGCGATTTGTTTAGCGAAGAGTAGTCAGCATGAGGTTCAGGGTAGCCAGCAGGCTACCCTTAATTTCACTGACACGAGAATACGCATAGCCTATGAAGCCCATTTTTAGCCGTGGCCCGTCGCTGCAGATTCG from Klebsiella sp. WP3-W18-ESBL-02 includes the following:
- the mreB gene encoding rod shape-determining protein MreB, with the protein product MLKKFRGMFSNDLSIDLGTANTLIYVKGQGIVLNEPSVVAIRQDRAGSPKSVAAVGHDAKQMLGRTPGNIAAIRPMKDGVIADFFVTEKMLQHFIKQVHSNSFMRPSPRVLVCVPVGATQVERRAIRESAQGAGAREVFLIEEPMAAAIGAGLPVSEATGSMVVDIGGGTTEVAVISLNGVVYSSSVRIGGDRFDEAIINYVRRNYGSLIGEATAERIKHEIGSAYPGDEVREIEVRGRNLAEGVPRGFTLNSNEILEALQEPLTGIVSAVMVALEQCPPELASDISERGMVLTGGGALLRNLDRLLMEETGIPVVVAEDPLTCVARGGGKALEMIDMHGGDLFSEE